From the Phycisphaeraceae bacterium genome, one window contains:
- a CDS encoding TatD family hydrolase — protein sequence MKYIDPHIHMVSRTTDDYQNMALAGCAAITEPAFWAGYDRASSEGFADYFHQLTEIEPKRAARYGIAHHSWLCINPKEAEDLGLARDVLAMIPGFLECPNVLGIGEIGLNKNSRNELTILEEHIGLAAEHHQLILVHTPHLEDKLKGTLLIMDALERNGAIKPERVLIDHVEEHTVAAVLDRGYWAGMTLYPDTKCTPQRAVDIIEIYGSERLWVNSAGDWGPCDPLSVPKFRMEMSARGHDAKIIQHITYDNPLAFLSQSPRFRVDG from the coding sequence GTGAAGTACATTGACCCCCACATCCACATGGTCAGCCGGACGACGGATGACTACCAGAACATGGCACTTGCAGGCTGCGCCGCCATCACCGAGCCGGCTTTCTGGGCTGGCTACGACCGAGCGTCATCCGAAGGCTTCGCTGACTACTTCCATCAGCTCACGGAGATCGAACCGAAGCGTGCGGCGCGCTATGGCATCGCCCATCACAGTTGGCTGTGTATCAACCCCAAGGAAGCCGAAGACCTCGGTTTAGCGCGTGATGTTCTTGCGATGATTCCCGGCTTTCTTGAGTGCCCGAACGTACTCGGTATCGGCGAGATCGGTCTCAATAAGAACTCGCGCAACGAACTGACCATCCTCGAAGAGCACATTGGGCTTGCCGCAGAGCACCACCAACTCATCCTGGTGCACACACCGCATCTTGAAGACAAGCTCAAGGGCACACTGCTGATCATGGACGCCCTTGAGCGCAATGGCGCAATCAAGCCCGAGCGTGTGCTGATCGATCACGTCGAGGAGCACACTGTCGCTGCGGTGCTCGATCGAGGGTACTGGGCGGGCATGACGCTCTACCCGGATACGAAGTGCACGCCTCAGCGAGCTGTTGACATCATTGAGATCTATGGCAGCGAGCGACTCTGGGTCAACTCGGCGGGTGACTGGGGGCCTTGCGACCCGCTCTCGGTCCCGAAGTTTCGCATGGAGATGAGCGCGCGGGGACACGATGCGAAAATCATCCAGCACATCACCTACGACAACCCGTTGGCCTTTCTTAGCCAATCGCCCAGGTTTCGAGTGGATGGATAA
- the eboE gene encoding metabolite traffic protein EboE: MDKPILGYCTNVHPGGDLETLRYHLDRSAVGVRQHLGLDVMPIGLWLSDTASEVLSQPGEALRFRRWLRERGLAAFTLNGFPQRDFHESTVKHRVYQPAWWQPERLAYTLRLASLLAVVAENEGRLSISTLPIGWRGESTNDLSERAMSHLIQLIEALTELERRTHRHVAIDLEPEPGCVLDRSEHVIELFTALRSRSDPVLVNRYLGVCHDICHAAVMHEDQSAVIDSYHEAGITIGKLQVSSAIKATASSRDALRSFNEPRHLHQTNVTHAGRNTLYEDLDVALAAPFDEARVHFHVPVFLETVGDLGTTRDEIAPALSSACAAGVTHFEVETYAWPQLPEGVWAGSLEAGIAEELRYTQHLFEAAS, from the coding sequence ATGGATAAACCGATCCTCGGGTACTGCACCAACGTCCATCCCGGCGGGGACCTGGAGACGCTCCGGTATCATCTCGATCGCTCCGCTGTCGGTGTTCGGCAGCACCTCGGTCTCGACGTCATGCCCATCGGCCTCTGGCTCTCGGATACTGCCTCAGAGGTCCTGTCTCAACCCGGAGAGGCCCTCCGTTTCCGGCGGTGGCTTCGTGAGCGCGGGTTGGCCGCGTTCACACTCAACGGTTTTCCGCAGCGCGACTTTCACGAGTCCACGGTCAAGCATCGCGTTTATCAGCCCGCGTGGTGGCAACCTGAGCGTCTGGCCTACACCCTGCGGCTGGCGTCTCTCCTCGCGGTGGTCGCCGAGAATGAGGGGCGTCTATCGATCTCAACCTTGCCCATCGGCTGGCGAGGTGAGTCGACCAATGATCTGAGCGAGCGAGCCATGTCACATCTCATTCAACTCATCGAGGCTCTTACTGAGCTTGAACGCCGAACACATCGTCATGTCGCGATTGATCTTGAGCCGGAGCCGGGCTGTGTTCTGGATCGCAGTGAGCATGTGATCGAACTGTTTACGGCTCTCCGCTCGCGTTCTGATCCTGTACTGGTCAATCGCTATCTTGGCGTTTGCCACGATATCTGCCACGCTGCGGTCATGCATGAGGATCAGTCTGCGGTGATCGACTCCTACCATGAGGCCGGCATCACCATCGGCAAGCTCCAAGTCTCGTCCGCGATCAAGGCGACCGCTTCCTCACGAGACGCGCTTCGATCTTTCAACGAGCCAAGGCATCTTCACCAAACGAACGTAACTCATGCCGGCCGTAACACGCTGTATGAAGACCTTGATGTTGCGTTGGCTGCACCGTTTGACGAGGCCCGTGTGCACTTTCATGTCCCGGTCTTCCTCGAAACAGTTGGTGATCTTGGAACAACCCGTGATGAGATTGCCCCTGCACTAAGTTCTGCCTGCGCTGCCGGGGTCACGCACTTCGAGGTCGAGACATACGCCTGGCCGCAGCTGCCCGAAGGCGTTTGGGCAGGCAGTCTCGAAGCTGGGATCGCGGAGGAGCTCCGGTACACGCAACACCTGTTCGAAGCAGCATCATGA
- a CDS encoding UbiA family prenyltransferase gives MIGTPLDWLRLTRSSNLPTVATNILAATAVVGEAFTSRWWLLFVAVTAVYAAGMILNDLTDRATDRLERPDRPIPSGRIALFPARLVAVTLIGLAMALTGLHAMAALPWMLLLILLVGLYNALPRHSFVSTRLMSSCRAMIPVITCFWLGVDLSLSLQILVVSCFVYTELISQLAKAEATIEGRAGVVQYVIAGFCLHDAMWTLGEGRSELALIAVVCFFLTLALHRVIPGS, from the coding sequence ATGATCGGCACGCCTCTCGACTGGCTCCGACTCACGCGATCGAGCAACCTCCCCACGGTGGCCACGAACATCCTTGCCGCGACTGCTGTCGTAGGCGAGGCGTTCACCTCGCGCTGGTGGCTCCTGTTTGTCGCCGTCACGGCGGTCTACGCTGCGGGGATGATCCTCAATGATCTCACCGACCGCGCCACCGACCGGCTTGAACGCCCCGATCGCCCCATCCCCTCGGGCCGGATCGCCCTCTTTCCCGCTCGGCTCGTTGCGGTCACGCTGATCGGTCTCGCCATGGCTTTGACCGGGCTGCACGCGATGGCCGCGCTGCCTTGGATGCTGTTGCTGATCTTACTGGTTGGCCTCTACAACGCTTTACCCCGGCACTCCTTTGTCAGCACGCGTTTGATGTCGAGTTGCCGTGCGATGATTCCCGTCATCACCTGTTTCTGGCTCGGCGTCGATCTCAGTCTGAGTCTGCAGATTCTTGTCGTGAGCTGTTTTGTCTACACCGAGCTCATCAGCCAACTGGCCAAGGCTGAGGCCACAATCGAAGGTCGTGCGGGAGTTGTTCAGTATGTTATTGCCGGTTTCTGTCTTCATGACGCGATGTGGACCCTTGGCGAAGGCCGATCAGAGCTTGCGCTCATCGCCGTCGTCTGTTTCTTCTTGACGCTAGCCCTCCATCGTGTGATCCCAGGGAGTTAG
- a CDS encoding alkaline phosphatase family protein, with protein MKRPLAVINLVGLTPELLRHAPRLSSLAASRRVTPLVPVYPAVTCSVQSSMLTGQPVRGHGVVGNGWFDRGLREVHFWKQSNHLVQHAKVWETAKRTNPEFTCANLFWWFNMATAADLSVTPRPIYKANGRKLPDIYTQPLSLRDRLQRELGTFPLFRFWGPAADVSSSQWIADAARIVADEHHPTLLLVYLPHLDYPLQRLGPDHADVPSEVRAIDAVASDLINHLDSLGYDTGIVSEYGIEPTTGVITPNRALREQGYLQVRAEDGHDMLDVFASRAFAVVDHQIAHVYINSSADLNVVASILSDLPGVDQVLDHSAQRDLQIDHPRTGDLVLVPKPGYWFAYDFWLDDGRAPDYARTVDIHRKPGYDPRELFMDPELRFPRLHVARRLLARRLGFRNLLDVIPLDNQLVRGTHGRSHLPTGKGPLLIAPEETPVDDLIDHGGIPATAIYDLILRATSS; from the coding sequence ATGAAGCGCCCGTTGGCTGTCATCAATCTGGTCGGACTGACGCCTGAACTCCTTCGTCACGCCCCGCGTCTGTCATCACTTGCGGCTTCGCGTCGCGTCACGCCGTTGGTGCCTGTCTATCCTGCGGTGACCTGCTCGGTGCAATCATCCATGCTCACCGGGCAGCCCGTTCGAGGTCATGGCGTTGTTGGCAACGGCTGGTTCGACCGGGGTCTTCGCGAAGTCCACTTCTGGAAGCAGTCGAATCACCTTGTCCAGCATGCCAAGGTCTGGGAGACCGCCAAGCGCACTAACCCCGAGTTCACCTGTGCCAATCTTTTCTGGTGGTTCAATATGGCCACGGCGGCAGACCTCAGCGTCACCCCGCGCCCCATCTACAAGGCCAACGGCCGCAAGCTCCCGGACATTTACACGCAGCCACTCAGTCTCCGCGACCGACTCCAGCGGGAGTTAGGGACCTTCCCACTCTTTCGCTTCTGGGGGCCTGCTGCTGACGTCAGTTCTTCGCAGTGGATCGCTGATGCAGCCCGTATCGTGGCGGATGAGCATCATCCGACGCTGCTGCTTGTCTACCTGCCGCACCTTGATTACCCGCTGCAACGGCTTGGTCCTGATCACGCTGACGTCCCGAGTGAGGTTCGGGCGATCGACGCCGTGGCGAGCGACCTGATCAATCATCTTGATTCTCTCGGCTACGACACCGGCATCGTTAGTGAGTACGGTATTGAACCCACGACCGGCGTCATTACACCCAATCGTGCGCTCCGTGAACAGGGCTATCTCCAGGTGAGAGCGGAAGACGGCCACGACATGCTCGACGTCTTTGCCAGCCGCGCGTTTGCCGTTGTTGACCACCAGATCGCGCACGTCTACATCAATAGTTCGGCGGACCTTAACGTGGTCGCTTCGATCCTTAGCGACTTGCCTGGTGTCGATCAGGTGCTGGATCACTCGGCACAGCGCGACCTACAGATCGATCACCCTCGTACCGGTGATCTTGTTCTCGTCCCTAAACCCGGCTATTGGTTCGCTTACGACTTCTGGCTCGACGATGGTCGCGCTCCCGACTACGCCCGCACCGTCGATATTCATCGCAAGCCGGGCTATGACCCGCGTGAACTCTTCATGGACCCTGAACTCCGCTTCCCCAGGCTTCATGTGGCCCGCCGGCTGCTTGCGCGTAGGCTGGGGTTTCGTAACCTGCTCGACGTGATCCCACTTGACAACCAGTTGGTTCGCGGCACGCATGGCAGGAGCCATCTTCCAACCGGAAAAGGTCCGTTACTGATCGCTCCCGAAGAGACGCCGGTTGATGATCTGATCGATCATGGCGGCATCCCCGCTACCGCGATCTACGATCTTATTCTTCGCGCGACCAGTTCATAA
- a CDS encoding phytanoyl-CoA dioxygenase family protein has product MITSDAERSRTTPETLGTEHIEAYRRDGFVQVPSLITRAEADAYRQAAMDFDTRGQSTVNYSTAVFNQHVNVWRHDDKIKALTLNKSLGKIAEMLAGVPLRLWHDQLLIKKPKNSAPTEFHQDQPYWPHANSTHPISVWIALVDVPIERGCMTFIPGSHLRDDLEEQDLEDATSLFRVCPELTWDRRVTVPLRAGDCTFHHGRCAHMATPNFTDEHRVAHVVIFIDQATTYTGREHVVTDGLGLDIGGRLDHELFPKVS; this is encoded by the coding sequence ATGATCACCAGTGATGCGGAGCGATCGCGAACAACACCGGAAACCCTTGGCACGGAGCATATCGAAGCCTATCGGCGAGACGGCTTTGTCCAGGTGCCCAGCTTGATAACAAGGGCAGAAGCCGATGCGTATCGCCAGGCCGCGATGGACTTCGATACACGAGGCCAGTCAACCGTGAACTACAGCACCGCCGTCTTCAACCAGCATGTGAACGTCTGGCGGCATGACGACAAGATAAAGGCGCTGACTCTAAACAAATCGCTTGGAAAGATCGCTGAGATGCTGGCTGGCGTCCCGCTACGGCTCTGGCACGACCAACTCCTGATCAAGAAGCCAAAAAACAGTGCGCCAACCGAGTTCCACCAGGATCAGCCCTACTGGCCACACGCGAACTCGACACACCCGATCTCAGTGTGGATCGCCTTGGTGGATGTGCCCATCGAGCGAGGATGCATGACCTTTATCCCGGGCTCGCATCTCCGTGATGATCTCGAAGAGCAGGACTTGGAGGATGCGACCAGTCTGTTCCGAGTCTGTCCAGAGTTGACCTGGGACCGGCGGGTGACGGTCCCGCTTAGAGCCGGTGACTGCACGTTTCATCATGGACGCTGCGCCCATATGGCAACACCCAACTTCACCGATGAGCACAGGGTGGCTCACGTGGTGATCTTTATCGATCAAGCTACAACCTACACCGGGCGTGAACACGTCGTTACCGATGGTCTTGGGCTTGACATTGGCGGGCGTCTGGACCACGAACTGTTTCCAAAGGTCAGCTAG
- a CDS encoding AraC family transcriptional regulator: MATVQTLTSSDISCDLRPIRVLAVRNIRADELHDHDYLEIQMITAGRATHVTANGSEMVRAGDILIIRPGAWHEYAATRNLAAYVLCIRHDALRNDLGWLISDARAFRLLWCPARVPGSLGITRLSLNRRERLRLIPFLNQLAALGEADWNVTRLEQLGLFLIILDGLLKIFDDEHDLKAGSVPQLIDQFHPAIERSLRALDSRPAEPWRVSDLARQAGIDPAYLSRLFTQQIGLAPMTYLARIRAERAARLLLTTNRTIQQIACEVGWDDPTYFARRFKHHFGISAKLYRQRAR; this comes from the coding sequence ATGGCGACGGTTCAGACGCTTACATCCAGCGATATTTCCTGTGATCTTCGCCCAATCCGCGTTCTTGCCGTCAGGAACATCCGGGCCGATGAGTTACACGATCATGACTACCTGGAGATTCAGATGATCACGGCTGGCAGGGCCACCCATGTGACTGCCAACGGGTCAGAGATGGTTCGCGCGGGCGATATCCTGATTATCCGGCCCGGCGCGTGGCATGAGTACGCAGCGACAAGGAACCTTGCCGCCTATGTGCTTTGTATTCGTCACGATGCCCTCCGTAACGATCTGGGGTGGTTAATCTCGGATGCTCGGGCTTTCCGGCTTCTCTGGTGCCCGGCGCGGGTGCCGGGTTCGCTGGGGATCACTCGCTTGAGCCTCAACCGCAGGGAACGCCTGCGGCTCATCCCATTTCTGAACCAGCTTGCCGCTCTTGGCGAGGCGGACTGGAACGTGACACGCCTTGAGCAACTAGGCCTTTTCCTCATCATCCTCGATGGTCTTCTCAAGATCTTCGATGATGAGCATGATCTGAAGGCTGGTTCGGTGCCCCAGTTGATCGATCAGTTCCACCCGGCTATCGAGCGATCACTGAGGGCCCTCGACAGCAGACCGGCTGAACCCTGGCGAGTTTCCGACCTCGCCCGTCAGGCCGGGATCGACCCTGCGTATCTCTCTCGGTTGTTTACGCAGCAGATCGGTCTTGCTCCGATGACTTATCTCGCGCGCATCCGCGCTGAGCGAGCGGCACGGCTGCTCCTGACCACCAACCGGACGATTCAGCAGATCGCCTGTGAGGTGGGCTGGGATGATCCGACCTACTTTGCCAGACGCTTCAAGCATCACTTCGGCATATCAGCCAAGCTGTATCGGCAGCGGGCACGCTGA
- a CDS encoding M14 family zinc carboxypeptidase → MLRTAFHPICLIAALLLASASPSHAITLDASFDHASLESWSIGGGQRGGSTVNLVGRDNYYGGGRWRWLHFKASDVLNVAPRFNISDNFAGGGSRLDNHAMVWSYDQENWHYFDNNNRTVGNYQFSNSTRFEQNEVYVAYAFPYSYGMSAAHSQQVLNSPWAAPTSSGDANGVIGLSPGGIDDLGRTVDPREIYAYRITNPATDNPRLRKNKVVVMTGMHAGETLGTHTYQGLIDWLISDDPVAAKLRNITEIFAYPTANPDGRFAGNSRATVQNPNTEPNGRWNPGLWTGHDDIRINGEAMQVDITSTPGNVVDYFIDFHSTIPAFPGDDFAFIEEDQGDDQSPFWQALLQIQPNILQTDSSGTSWTSANFAEAFLNAEVDITFETQFGFQRPLAYYHEMGKNFGLALAQGYGITIPEPASALLLVGLAAAFARRR, encoded by the coding sequence ATGCTCCGGACTGCCTTCCACCCTATCTGTCTGATCGCTGCCCTGCTGTTGGCGTCGGCATCCCCGTCACACGCCATCACGCTCGACGCCAGCTTCGACCATGCTTCTCTCGAATCGTGGTCCATCGGTGGCGGGCAACGCGGAGGCAGCACCGTCAACCTCGTAGGCCGTGACAACTACTATGGCGGGGGTCGCTGGCGTTGGCTTCACTTTAAAGCCTCCGATGTTCTCAATGTCGCGCCGCGCTTCAACATCTCGGATAACTTTGCTGGCGGCGGTTCACGGCTCGACAACCACGCGATGGTCTGGTCGTACGATCAGGAGAACTGGCACTACTTCGACAACAACAACCGGACCGTCGGCAACTATCAGTTCTCCAACAGCACACGATTCGAGCAGAACGAGGTGTACGTCGCCTACGCCTTTCCTTACTCCTACGGCATGTCCGCTGCTCACAGCCAGCAGGTCCTTAACAGCCCGTGGGCTGCACCGACCTCATCGGGCGACGCCAACGGCGTCATCGGCCTCTCGCCCGGCGGCATCGACGATCTTGGGCGCACGGTCGATCCGCGCGAGATCTATGCCTACCGGATCACCAACCCGGCCACCGACAACCCGCGACTGCGTAAGAACAAAGTCGTCGTGATGACCGGGATGCACGCGGGCGAAACCCTCGGCACACACACGTATCAGGGTCTCATCGATTGGTTGATCTCCGACGACCCGGTTGCCGCGAAGCTCCGCAATATCACGGAGATTTTCGCTTACCCGACGGCCAATCCTGATGGGCGTTTCGCGGGTAACAGCCGGGCGACTGTGCAGAATCCCAACACAGAGCCCAACGGCCGCTGGAACCCCGGGCTCTGGACCGGGCACGATGACATCAGGATCAACGGCGAAGCCATGCAGGTCGATATCACCTCGACACCCGGCAACGTGGTGGATTACTTCATCGACTTCCACTCGACGATCCCCGCGTTCCCCGGCGATGATTTTGCCTTCATCGAAGAAGACCAGGGCGATGACCAGAGCCCCTTCTGGCAGGCACTACTCCAGATCCAGCCCAACATCCTGCAGACCGACTCCTCGGGCACGAGTTGGACCTCCGCGAACTTCGCCGAGGCCTTCCTCAACGCTGAGGTCGATATCACCTTCGAGACCCAGTTCGGTTTTCAGCGACCCCTGGCTTACTACCACGAGATGGGCAAGAACTTTGGCCTTGCCCTGGCGCAGGGTTATGGCATCACGATCCCCGAGCCCGCCTCGGCGCTCCTCCTCGTAGGCCTCGCCGCCGCCTTCGCCCGTCGCCGCTGA
- a CDS encoding family 16 glycosylhydrolase, with translation MLNQFRIVQFFLICFFIVTSTSGANPLDRPGFEFAWEDAFDGSFLDTGRWNALNRRNSFNNEKQYYRPEQVSVTGGNLILTATDEALDGKAYRSGLVRTIEEQTYGRWEIRANLPTTQGMWPAIWLLPRTAPWPTGGEIDIMENRGSNPFVTSSAYHWGPSWPSNFVYGEYQESSAQGDPVNFHESFNTYAVEWEPEEIRYYVNDNLHFTVHESVAPISSTPMSLIINLAIGGDFGGDPNGSTQFPQEMQVDYVRVWELGDQASKPPFVAGPNMIPGNSFESESGGLSGWIRFGGGPNVALSSQEALVGDESLKVFGNNGSSTNYSGVARGFAVEPGQRLRFSTQALVSSEDPLVGDNYLDMKIEFYSQFGGGYGTPAMISILDTQIANSDTVLDDWLYHQIEGIAPANAVEARVVFVFAQLDRNPGSVYLDGTSLQLLQEAIPGDANADGEVNLIDLSELAANFNQTGNWAQGDFNADNTIDLIDLSLLAVSFGQPSTPTPEPASAILFAVVGLALRR, from the coding sequence ATGCTTAATCAGTTCCGCATCGTGCAGTTTTTTCTGATTTGTTTCTTTATCGTGACTTCCACAAGTGGGGCCAACCCACTGGACCGTCCCGGATTCGAGTTCGCCTGGGAGGATGCTTTTGATGGCAGCTTCCTCGATACCGGCAGATGGAACGCTCTGAATCGTCGCAACAGCTTCAACAACGAGAAGCAGTATTATCGGCCTGAGCAGGTCAGCGTTACTGGCGGCAACCTCATCCTGACCGCGACGGATGAGGCGCTCGATGGCAAGGCCTACCGATCCGGGCTCGTCCGGACCATCGAGGAGCAGACCTACGGCCGCTGGGAAATCCGGGCCAATCTCCCGACCACTCAGGGTATGTGGCCGGCCATCTGGCTTCTTCCCAGGACGGCACCCTGGCCGACAGGCGGGGAGATCGACATCATGGAGAACCGTGGGTCCAACCCCTTCGTCACCTCCAGCGCCTACCACTGGGGACCGAGTTGGCCCTCCAACTTTGTCTACGGCGAGTATCAGGAATCCAGTGCGCAAGGTGATCCCGTGAACTTCCACGAGTCCTTCAACACCTACGCCGTCGAGTGGGAGCCCGAGGAGATTCGCTATTACGTGAACGACAATCTCCATTTCACCGTGCACGAATCGGTCGCACCGATCTCCAGCACGCCGATGTCACTGATCATCAACCTCGCAATTGGCGGAGACTTCGGCGGAGACCCCAACGGCTCGACCCAGTTCCCTCAGGAGATGCAGGTCGATTACGTTCGGGTGTGGGAGCTGGGTGATCAGGCGTCAAAACCCCCGTTCGTCGCCGGGCCAAACATGATCCCCGGCAACAGCTTTGAATCAGAATCTGGAGGGCTCAGCGGCTGGATTCGGTTCGGCGGCGGGCCCAACGTCGCTCTCTCGTCTCAAGAAGCCCTCGTGGGTGATGAGTCACTCAAGGTCTTCGGTAACAATGGGAGCTCAACCAACTACTCGGGCGTCGCTCGTGGCTTCGCGGTCGAGCCCGGCCAGCGACTGCGATTTTCGACCCAAGCCCTCGTATCGAGCGAGGACCCTCTCGTGGGGGACAACTACCTCGATATGAAGATCGAGTTCTACAGCCAGTTTGGCGGGGGCTACGGCACTCCGGCGATGATTTCCATTCTTGACACTCAGATTGCCAACAGTGACACGGTTTTAGATGACTGGCTCTATCATCAAATTGAAGGTATTGCACCGGCCAACGCAGTCGAAGCAAGAGTGGTGTTTGTGTTTGCGCAACTCGATCGTAATCCGGGATCGGTTTACCTCGACGGCACGAGTCTTCAACTCCTTCAGGAGGCGATCCCTGGCGACGCCAACGCTGATGGCGAGGTCAACCTCATCGATCTCTCTGAGCTAGCGGCCAACTTCAATCAAACCGGCAACTGGGCTCAGGGCGATTTCAATGCCGACAACACGATTGACCTGATCGATCTCTCGCTGCTTGCCGTATCCTTTGGCCAGCCCAGCACCCCGACACCCGAGCCAGCCTCGGCCATCCTCTTTGCCGTCGTGGGTCTTGCTTTGCGGCGATGA
- a CDS encoding cation diffusion facilitator family transporter, with protein MGHDHSHGTENVSDARLLWSVLINQFLTVAQVIAGLVSGSVALLSDAAHNFNDANALLIAYIARRFSRKPANARFTFGYRRAELIGAVINLTLLAVIGLYLVYQGIARFFAPTEIIGWLMAAAAGLAIVIDVGTAALLWAMSKGSLNVRAAFVHNLVDALGSVAVLIGAAAIIWFDWTWIDPVLTLLIAGYVLWQVVKMLPSAVRILMEGTPDGLDLDDLAERMAQSTGIVSVHHLHVWELDEHHRALEAHAVVEDDRLEQWPAIKQELKNLLWENFGIDHTTIEPEFRREAKDHESQMVPNH; from the coding sequence ATGGGCCATGACCACAGCCACGGAACCGAAAACGTCAGCGACGCCCGCTTGCTCTGGTCGGTGCTCATCAACCAATTCCTGACGGTGGCCCAAGTGATCGCCGGGCTCGTCTCGGGCAGCGTGGCGTTGTTGTCGGACGCGGCCCACAACTTCAACGACGCCAACGCGCTGCTGATCGCCTACATCGCCCGGCGATTCTCACGGAAGCCAGCCAACGCCCGGTTCACCTTCGGCTACCGCCGGGCAGAGCTGATCGGGGCGGTCATCAACCTCACCCTGCTCGCGGTCATCGGTCTGTACTTGGTGTACCAAGGGATCGCACGATTCTTTGCCCCGACCGAGATCATCGGGTGGCTGATGGCGGCGGCGGCCGGCCTGGCCATCGTGATCGACGTAGGCACGGCCGCACTGCTCTGGGCGATGAGCAAGGGCTCGCTTAATGTGCGGGCCGCCTTTGTCCACAACCTGGTCGATGCCCTGGGGTCGGTCGCGGTCCTGATCGGAGCCGCAGCGATCATCTGGTTCGATTGGACGTGGATCGACCCGGTGCTCACCTTGCTCATCGCGGGGTACGTGCTCTGGCAGGTGGTCAAGATGCTCCCTTCGGCGGTGCGCATCCTGATGGAGGGTACGCCCGACGGCCTGGACCTCGACGATCTCGCCGAACGCATGGCGCAATCGACCGGCATCGTCAGCGTCCATCACCTGCACGTCTGGGAACTCGACGAGCACCACCGAGCCTTGGAAGCCCACGCCGTGGTCGAAGACGATCGCCTCGAACAGTGGCCCGCAATCAAACAAGAACTTAAGAATTTACTCTGGGAAAACTTCGGCATCGACCACACCACCATCGAGCCCGAGTTTCGCAGAGAGGCCAAAGATCATGAGTCTCAAATGGTCCCGAATCACTAA
- a CDS encoding P-II family nitrogen regulator: protein MKKIEAYIKAHRLDDVTLALHRVEHLGGMSVTEARGVGRGRPAEHGFDEFHRIVRIEVFCLDELAENVVTTIEKAAHTGLRGDGKVYVLPVENAVRISTGERGHQAV from the coding sequence ATGAAGAAGATTGAAGCGTACATCAAGGCACACCGCCTGGACGACGTGACGCTCGCGCTGCACAGGGTCGAGCACCTCGGCGGCATGTCGGTCACCGAAGCCCGCGGCGTCGGCCGGGGCCGTCCCGCCGAGCACGGGTTCGACGAGTTCCACCGGATCGTCCGCATCGAGGTTTTTTGCCTCGATGAGTTAGCGGAAAACGTGGTCACGACGATCGAAAAGGCCGCCCACACCGGGCTGCGAGGGGACGGGAAGGTGTACGTCCTCCCCGTCGAGAACGCGGTCCGCATCAGCACCGGCGAGCGTGGCCACCAAGCCGTATGA